Proteins encoded in a region of the Lepidochelys kempii isolate rLepKem1 chromosome 24, rLepKem1.hap2, whole genome shotgun sequence genome:
- the SCN1B gene encoding sodium channel regulatory subunit beta-1 isoform X1 has product MALLGPSLLLCLSLVALCWAGCVEVESHTEAVFGMTFKILCISCKKRSETEAEAYTEWYFKEKGTETFTRILRYDPDALLEVVDERFQDLVVWNGSKNTRDLQDLSIFLTNVTYAQAGEYLCRVDRNLTFNSYVYNIVINKTIHVAVVDKANRDMASIVSEIMMYVLIVVLTIWLVAEMIYCYKKIAAATEAAAQENASEYLAITSESKENCAGVQVAE; this is encoded by the exons ATGGCCCTGCTGGGCCCATcactcctgctctgcctcagccTTG TGGCGTTGTGCTGGGCCGGCTGCGTGGAGGTGGAGTCCCACACCGAGGCCGTTTTCGGGATGACCTTCAAGATCCTCTGCATTTCCTGCAAGAAGCGGAGCGAGACTGAAGCCGAGGCCTACACGGAGTGGTACTTCAAGGAGAAGGGCACTGAGACCTTCACCAGG atccTGCGCTACGACCCTGATGCGCTGCTGGAGGTGGTGGATGAGCGGTTCCAGGATCTGGTGGTGTGGAACGGCAGCAAGAACACGCGAGACCTGCAGGATCTGTCCATCTTCCTGACCAACGTGACCTATGCGCAGGCGGGCGAGTACCTGTGCCGTGTCGACCGCAACCTCACCTTCAACAGCTACGTTTACAACATCGTCATCAACAAGACCATCCACGTCGCAGTGGTGGACAAGG CGAATCGGGACATGGCGTCCATTGTGTCGGAGATCATGATGTATGTGCTCATTGTGGTGCTCACCATCTGGCTGGTGGCTGAGATGATTTATTGCTACAAGAAGATCGCGGCGGCCACTGAGGCGGCTGCACAGGAGAATGC CTCCGAGTACCTGGCCATCACGTCGGAGAGCAAGGAGAACTGTGCCGGGGTGCAGGTGGCAGAATAG
- the SCN1B gene encoding sodium channel regulatory subunit beta-1 isoform X2, whose protein sequence is MALLGPSLLLCLSLVALCWAGCVEVESHTEAVFGMTFKILCISCKKRSETEAEAYTEWYFKEKGTETFTRILRYDPDALLEVVDERFQDLVVWNGSKNTRDLQDLSIFLTNVTYAQAGEYLCRVDRNLTFNSYVYNIVINKTIHVAVVDKAPSTWPSRRRARRTVPGCRWQNSSWGPSVSLGDLVSRA, encoded by the exons ATGGCCCTGCTGGGCCCATcactcctgctctgcctcagccTTG TGGCGTTGTGCTGGGCCGGCTGCGTGGAGGTGGAGTCCCACACCGAGGCCGTTTTCGGGATGACCTTCAAGATCCTCTGCATTTCCTGCAAGAAGCGGAGCGAGACTGAAGCCGAGGCCTACACGGAGTGGTACTTCAAGGAGAAGGGCACTGAGACCTTCACCAGG atccTGCGCTACGACCCTGATGCGCTGCTGGAGGTGGTGGATGAGCGGTTCCAGGATCTGGTGGTGTGGAACGGCAGCAAGAACACGCGAGACCTGCAGGATCTGTCCATCTTCCTGACCAACGTGACCTATGCGCAGGCGGGCGAGTACCTGTGCCGTGTCGACCGCAACCTCACCTTCAACAGCTACGTTTACAACATCGTCATCAACAAGACCATCCACGTCGCAGTGGTGGACAAGG CTCCGAGTACCTGGCCATCACGTCGGAGAGCAAGGAGAACTGTGCCGGGGTGCAGGTGGCAGAATAGCTCTTGGGGGCCGTCCGTGAGCCTGGGGGACCTCGTGAGCCGG GCCTGA